Part of the Falco rusticolus isolate bFalRus1 chromosome 2, bFalRus1.pri, whole genome shotgun sequence genome is shown below.
acgcTGTAACATGTTGAGAGTACTTTTCTGTAGATGTGAAGATCGTTATACAGAAATTTTCCTAGCTGACAGGCAGTGAAGCTAGAGCAGGAACAACAGAAGCCAGAGGGAAGTTTCATCAATAAATGCCTCAAGAAATGAGAGAGGCTTTCAGGTGTATGTGGGAGTAATTAGAGAAATTGACGGTATGATTGTACAGTAAGGTGCTTCAGGCTGTTATTCTATTAGCCATTAGATCCAGCTACCTTTGAGACACAGTTTCTCTTGAAACAAAATTCTTAATTACAAAGGTCATATCTGAGGAGTTAACATGATAGAACTAGCTCTTTACTGTTCCTTTTAAACTTTCTCTAAAATATGTATTCTTCATCTTACTGATTCTAACActgtatgttttggtttttttccacaggtgCCAAATAATGGACAAACATTTAACTGTATTGGCAAAAAAGCACATTGAGACAAAATTCTTGaaattaaatgctgaaaaatctCCTTTCTTGTGTGAGAGACTGCGCATCAAAGTAATTCCCACTCTAGCACTAgtaaaagatggaaaaacacAAGACTATGTTGTGGGCTTTACTGATCTCGGTAATACTGATGATTTCACTACAGAGACCTTAGAATGGAGATTAGGCTGTGCAGATATAATTAATTACAGGTAATTAATTGTTTtgtgattgttttattttcagatacagtaCAAGGAGAACACGCTTAGGAGAATCTGTAAAAGTTTGACTTTGGCTTATCAGTGTATGCTTAAGGCACGTGAGGGTTTAATACAGTTACTTAATCTGTGTACTTTGGCAAAGGAAGGAGGAGTATCTCTTTGTCAAAGTATTGAGACATTACGGTGAGTGTTGCGTTGTCCTTTTtgtacagtaataaaaataaacagttcttGTTGTGAGGCGTATAGAGTAGCTACGCTGCTTTGATATGGCCTCTCTGTGCATCTAATGTAATCCTTTCTAAATCAACTATAGAAGCTGTAGGTGCTTAGATGTCACAGTTGCAATGCAGTAAAGTTTGAGCATTTTTAGTCCACTTCAGAGAAAACTCAGCAAGTCATCCTTAAACTGCATCTAAGTCCATATTACATACATcactatggattttttttcagtgaacagtacaaaaagtgaaaataagttGCAGAAGTGCAGATAAACTATTTGTGTAGCACCATAAATCCCACATTTAAGACTACAGGACAGAAGGCAGTAGAAGGTAACTCTCATCACAATAGCCTAATTTTACAAGAGAATCATTTACCAGaactttctgctgtgctttctaGCATGGCTAAAACATCACCTTTATCTTTTTAGGTTGCTCTTTGTTTTGAATGtctttggggtttggtgggtttttttattttaaacttcattatctgaatttatttcaatCTCTTAATTTCCAAATTTTGGCAAGAAGTGTCATTGTATCTTAAAGGCAAAGAAGCTGttgaaacatctgaaattaaaatttataattCAAAACAAGTGGTAATAcctgttaccgaaatctcggaatgaagaacttatcgacaccaatgtgatgtagataagcagacactttattgacggccgggtgcgtgagcgagtcctctcacgatcaacgcacaccaagtcCCATAATCAGATcccatatatagaacttattcatacatattcattaattattcatacataatcatcacatttcccgtaaatcatttacatactctcctcctatatccgattatGCGCAgcaaagcttagaaaggtctagaaatgggtctagGGTAcaatttgggtaggtggtatatgagtcggtggtcgcgatctccccctgccggaattacctttttactaaagttcacagtttcttggcaggcacctataagctgttccagtcgactctccccagttcccattaatctcatattctgacatttcaatgcacctctgcgtacagaagactggttaaatacaatggaaccttccaaccctagagttattacaatagttccaggcccttcttctagccttggtacaagacgtacaaaagattccataacGTCTCTTATTGCGTATATGCAAGtttcctataattttttttttcttagccttCTACATTTTAACTCTATtatatgattttataaaatcaattaattaatcaaatagaaTCAATCgattttaacttattaactaATCGGTAACATACCCACTTCCCATTTCAGTAAGAAGCAAATATGCAGAGGAGTCAAAGACAGCTTGGATATAAATTCTAGACAGCAACAGCCTTTCATGGGAAAAATCTTTCAGTGGAGTTGTACCAAGCTGCATTGAATTTGCTAAGTGTTAGTACATTGGCCTACAGCGTAATTTTACTTCTTACTTTACTAGTACTGTGTGttcccttcccagcttcttgtggAGTGCAGGAgttctttcattctttgttCATCTTGCCAGATCCTAAGTTTGGTACCCTGGCTTTGCAGAAGGAGCCACCATATCTGCACAGCCCAGGAGATCCATTCCAGGATACATCCATTTATGTACAAGCTTTGCATTTCCACACTGCCCTGAATGTAATGTCCTTCTCTGTGGAGTTCCTGAAAACGAGATAGTCATCCTGAGAGCCTTGAAACAGttcttttccttcagcctgCAGGACAGAAGATGATGAAAGGATGTACCGTATTTACGGAAGGAATTGTTCAGGTCACATTGTTTGACCAAAATCAGTATTGAAGTGGTGTGTTGACTTATTACTGACATGTAATTAACTGGCAGTCACTGAACTGTACATTTAGGATCAATATTggcaaaatgttatttataaagTGTTAATACCTACAAATTTTTAAACACCCTTCTATAGCtaatttcagaagtttctaATTGCTTGTTCACTGAGGCAAACCGCCTTCACAGGTCACATGAGTGAAAGCACACACACCCTTTTCTGAGCAAGGGGAGGGGATTCCTCTCCTTGCGCACCCCTGCTGTAGGAGGTATGGTTGCTCCAGCTTTGTGTGAACACCTGCTGTTCTCAACAACCCATGGACCTACATGGGTGCTGAGAAACCCCCTGCAGGGTCAGACATGCACATAGAGGCGTGAGTCCCTCGAGAGTGCAGCGTCTGATGGGGAAGCTGCACTGCCTGGCCTTTGCAGAGAAGTATACGGTGACTTCTGGAAGTACAAAACCCAGTTTTGATGCATCTGTTTCTATTCCAAAGTCCCTGTTACAAAATTTTGgctgcttttgtatttctgacTCCTTGTTGGTTTGGAAAAATCTCTGTAATTCACTGGTTACTGTTGAATCTGACAGATGGTTGTCTTTAGCGTGGTTAGTTTGCAGCAAAAGCCCTCTCAGACAGTTTTTCTCTAGAGCTCCACTCACAGGTGCTGTTTACACTTGTACTCCTATCTTAACTACAGTTGTCCAGGATATGCTGTGCTAGGCAACACCGCAATGCTACTTAGAGTGGCTTTAGTGAGCAGGGGTTGTGTtcttttacagtgtttttctgGAGAGATAGGTAGttagagatgctgctgcttgtctGCACGAATATGGCTTTAATCAACATGTCTTACTCTTTTCCTCTAGTGGAAACTTGATGGACCCACCTTTTCAAAGTCAAAAGAAATTTGGAACAAGCTTTATGAAGTTGGATAAGAAGACcatcagaggaaagaaatatgaTTCAGATTCTGATGATGACTAGAAGAACAGctaaatgtatttgtaaatcaTCTTTTGTTTATGCTTGGTACATTTCTAAGAATGTTTTTTATAAAGCTTACTGCTTTTCATTACATCTGCACATAATGCGCATTTTTCTATACAGTTTTATACAACTGAGTCATAGCAGAAAAAAgcttaagttttctttttcctcttttggaaGTCATTTGTAATTTAAAGGTCTGAGTCCTTCTAACTAAATAACATGGCATACGATGAACTTTGTCTTGAGTATAAGTTTGTGAAGTGTTTTGAAGTAACTGTTAAAGCAACTGTACCAAGTCAGACCAAAGGTCCCTCTGGCCCAGCATCCAGTCTCAGTGGCCAAAAGCAGGTGCGCAAGGAAGAGTTATAACAGAGTGAGCAGATAGCAATGCTTCCCCGGATTATACTTTAAGCAGTCTGTGGATTGGGGAACTCTGTATCTGAGAGCATTTGCTGGTTAAAATTGTGGAAGAATAATCTCTTTAAATCCTCATAGTATCCTAGCATCCAAATCTTATGGCAAGGAGTCCACAGTTTAACTGTGTTGTGTGAAGAACTACTTCCTGTTGTTTTCCTTGAATctgacagctctgcttttttttctaattttctttagtAAAGGAGGTGataaacagttttttaaaaggttttttgcTATCACCTCCTCTTCCAgttgtctttttaaatttattactaCTTATAATATCAGTTAAGCACCACAAAATTATTAGTAGAGGAATTGTGCATTTTAACAAATTATTGCTTATCTTATGGTGCCATATTATGACACTGAATAACAACTACATTGCACTATAAGTTGTAAAAACAATTGTAATTTCTGCGAATTCTAAGATAAGATGGTCAAGAGAAATGCCCTTTTACCACGTATGTACACTGCATGTTAAAGCTGATACAGCAGGTAATACACATAGCAACAAGGATATTGAAAACAGCCTTGGTCATGCGTTTGTGTAATTCTGTGGGTTTGAATGTGTGGATTTTATAGCAGATGCTTTGTACAAgagagtagaatagaatagagtaTTTGGGAGAAACCTTGATCCATTAATTTTAGATATAGTGCCACATGCTGTGTACTGTTCTTCAGTAATGGACAGAATTTTCAAGGGGGATCTTCCTTGGAACACACTAAAATTTCTGGCTAGGTGAAGAGTTGATGAGTCTTCTTCtagttttcaaaaacaaaaaaatagtttgctttGTGCTGAAGGACCCTTTTGAGGTAGTACTTTGAATCCAGTTGGTCCAGAAAGCAGTGAAGTGGGTCTAGTCAGTCTAGCTGCCTTGGGCCAGCCCAGCAATATATCTCTGTaagtaagtttaaaaaattatattttatttctgttcatgtacattgaaataaaattattttaattctaacATTGACGTTTGCATCCTTTCGAATAACGTGGTCTAGGTGCTGTGGGttaatcattttttcttttaataaagtcCATCAGAAAGTTGCATGTGCTGTTTCTGGATTTCTAGCAAACTACATACAGTTCAGTCTAGCATTACAACATCACTTTGAGAGGGCAATCAGCTTAAGATAGCTGCCTGTTGATCTACTAGAAGCATAAAGTAAGCTTGCTTTGAGTTGATCTCCTTTTTAATACACAAACTCTCTAAATGCGCtagaaaatgtttgttgtttttgtaggtttttttcatccAGTTGCATGAAATTTGATTTAGGAAACCAATGttccagctgtatttttaagaatgGCTTAGCAGGACTTAATCTCTGAGTACTAGTTATGTTGAATAGGCTGTGGAAGTAGAAAATCATGTCTAAGGTAGTTGGCGTCCTGTGTGGAAACACATGTGGGCTTGTCAGGATTCCAGCATGGTGCGTTGTTCGAGGTTATTCAGTTCCGTGTGTGAATAGTCCCATTACAAACTCAATGCAAATCCTGGTCAGAGTCTGTGGTTTCGTGTaagatgctgatttttttctaggtTAATCTTCAGTTGGACCTCTTCCTTCGTTTGGCTTGTAATATGGCCACACGTGCTCCAGTGCTGATCCAAGGAGTTTAAAGGAATGTGTGGTTTGGGTGAAAGGGGAAGTTGAGACACTTTGTGCTATAAGTTTAAATTTATTGTGAAGCAGCAGCCTCATAGATGAGTCTGCTTCAAGTCTTTGCTTTCatgtctgctttctgcatttcctgTCCTGAATATAGATTAAAAGCATCTTCAAACGGTCCTCTTGGTCTCCATTCCTGATCTGCATATTACTTTGAGATGAACAATCCAAATccaagaattttattttggatgaAAGTTAAAAATTCTCTTAAGAACTGGAAAATTCTTCTAATTTGAGTAGTGAGAAGCAAATTACTCTTCTGCAAGAGAGCTCAGTGCTTTTGCAGTGCAGATTAAATAATGAAGTGTCCACGGTAATAAGACCTGCGTCAGCAAGCTAGAAGTGTAAACGATACAGAGATCACCAGCTCAAACATGTCAGGTGTGCAGGCTTGAAAAGCACAAAGTTAACGCTGTCAACAGCGAATGAGTGGCAGCATGGCTGATAGATgagaagatgatgatgatgtgcAGTATCTAGAAAGGATGCAGGTTGCATGCGATTAATTGCTTACAGCAGACAGACCGTATATATAAGGACATGACTTAATAAGGTTCCTGAGCCTAGACTAATCACAAAAAAATGGTACTTGGTCTGGCATGCGTTAGCCATGAAAGGGTATTACACAATAAAGAGATGAGAAATGTTCATGTATAGCTTTTGAAGTTATGGGGCTTATGCAGGAAGTCAGCATGTAACTTTAGTAATGATTAATGCTTAAGTCTGCTTGATGCTTGCGTGAAGTAATCATTAAAGAAATGCGTGCAGACAATAATAACCAAATAAGATACGTGTTCAGCTTTTAATGCTAGATTATTTGGACTTGACTGGGCACTCTGATCGCTGATTGATCCCATGTTATGCTTCTGACAGTCTGCTCAAGAAATCTACCTGGAAGTTAAGTGCTGAGTTGAGCTTTTGGATTTGGGAAGTGTGAAGAAGTCTGGTGCCTGAAAAAGGTGGGATAAGAAACAAACCCTGGAGAGGGCAACAACTGAGCAGCCGCTCTCTGATCCCATTAATAGGTTGGATTGTCTACAAGTGTAATTAGGGGTCATTGAGGGAGGCTGACTTGAAAGATGAATGGATGCCTT
Proteins encoded:
- the TXNDC9 gene encoding thioredoxin domain-containing protein 9, with protein sequence MAADTSVEILQKVLENEILQTTKVVEEHLDAEMQKLDQMDEDELERLKQRRLEALKKAQQQKQEWLSKGHGEYREIPSERDFFQEVKESKNVICHFYRDTTFRCQIMDKHLTVLAKKHIETKFLKLNAEKSPFLCERLRIKVIPTLALVKDGKTQDYVVGFTDLGNTDDFTTETLEWRLGCADIINYSGNLMDPPFQSQKKFGTSFMKLDKKTIRGKKYDSDSDDD